In the genome of Clostridia bacterium, one region contains:
- a CDS encoding 3-methyl-2-oxobutanoate dehydrogenase subunit VorB, translating into MGEKLLMKGNEVIAEAALRAGCRHYFGYPITPQTEIAHYMAKKMQEVNGTFVQAESEVAAINMVYGAAGAGARVLTSSSSPGISLKQEGLSYISCAELPAVVVNIVRCGPGLGGILPAQCDYFQTVKGGGHGDYKIVTLAPCSVQELYELTTDAFNISDKYRVVTMIMGDGILGQMMEAVEFRDKEDIEDTDKSWAVTGTKMERENNVVTSIYIKPEMLEKHNQKLQAKYELIARNETRVEEYNCEGADVIVTAFGTVARIVKNVIKTAAEEGIKVGLIRPISLWPFPTSTFEKYAEVPKAFLSVEMNAGQMVEDVRLSVNGKRPVYFHGRMGGMVPTQKEILDKIKQILTGDNI; encoded by the coding sequence ATGGGAGAAAAATTATTAATGAAGGGTAATGAGGTAATAGCTGAAGCTGCATTAAGAGCTGGCTGCAGACATTACTTCGGGTATCCGATAACACCTCAGACCGAAATAGCGCATTATATGGCAAAAAAAATGCAGGAAGTAAACGGTACATTTGTACAGGCTGAGAGTGAAGTTGCTGCCATAAATATGGTTTACGGTGCAGCTGGTGCCGGCGCAAGAGTACTGACTTCATCTTCAAGCCCGGGAATAAGCTTGAAACAGGAAGGACTCTCATATATATCCTGTGCCGAATTGCCTGCTGTTGTTGTGAATATAGTAAGGTGCGGCCCCGGACTTGGAGGTATTCTTCCTGCACAGTGTGATTACTTCCAGACAGTAAAAGGCGGTGGTCACGGAGATTACAAGATAGTTACCCTTGCACCATGCAGCGTACAGGAACTGTACGAATTGACTACCGATGCTTTTAATATTTCTGATAAATACAGAGTTGTGACCATGATAATGGGTGACGGGATTCTGGGACAGATGATGGAAGCTGTGGAGTTCAGAGATAAGGAAGATATTGAAGATACAGATAAGAGTTGGGCTGTAACAGGCACCAAGATGGAAAGAGAAAATAACGTTGTGACATCTATATATATTAAACCTGAAATGCTTGAAAAGCATAATCAAAAGCTTCAGGCAAAATATGAGCTGATCGCACGTAATGAGACAAGAGTAGAAGAGTATAACTGCGAAGGTGCAGATGTAATCGTTACTGCTTTTGGAACAGTTGCCAGAATAGTGAAGAATGTAATAAAAACAGCAGCTGAAGAAGGGATAAAAGTAGGCTTGATCAGACCTATAAGCTTGTGGCCTTTTCCGACAAGTACGTTTGAAAAATACGCAGAAGTACCTAAGGCATTTCTGAGTGTAGAAATGAATGCAGGACAGATGGTGGAAGATGTAAGACTTTCTGTAAATGGGAAAAGACCTGTATACTTCCATGGTAGAATGGGTGGAATGGTTCCTACACAGAAGGAAATATTGGATAAGATAAAACAAATACTGACAGGTGACAATATATAG
- a CDS encoding 4Fe-4S dicluster domain-containing protein, whose amino-acid sequence MAKVTFNEERCKGCRLCVTVCPKKIVVMRTDKLNLKGFHPAGVDDMEKCIGCAFCATICPDCVIEVEKGD is encoded by the coding sequence ATGGCTAAGGTTACCTTTAATGAAGAAAGATGTAAAGGGTGCAGATTGTGTGTTACTGTATGTCCAAAAAAGATAGTCGTCATGAGAACGGACAAGCTTAATCTTAAAGGATTTCATCCGGCAGGGGTTGATGATATGGAAAAATGCATAGGATGCGCTTTTTGTGCTACTATCTGCCCTGACTGCGTAATAGAAGTAGAAAAGGGGGACTAA